The following are from one region of the Coriobacteriia bacterium genome:
- a CDS encoding type II toxin-antitoxin system VapC family toxin, whose translation MHSDRSQPVRVVPDASVLVKTFRPEQGSEEAVSMLDMSGRGEIILVLPALALEEALNVARRELGVPEARVVWTAFLETESPVIGIDDVVVQTALDVCELYGCTFYDAVAPAVAQLAGATLWSGDRRAHGRIPGVVLVG comes from the coding sequence GTGCACAGTGATCGCAGCCAACCCGTCCGCGTGGTGCCCGACGCTTCGGTTCTCGTGAAGACATTCAGGCCAGAGCAGGGCAGCGAAGAGGCGGTCTCGATGCTCGATATGAGCGGTAGAGGAGAGATCATCCTCGTACTGCCGGCGCTCGCACTCGAAGAGGCTCTGAACGTCGCACGACGGGAGCTCGGAGTGCCCGAAGCGCGCGTGGTATGGACCGCGTTCCTCGAAACGGAGTCTCCCGTGATCGGCATCGATGACGTGGTGGTTCAGACCGCTTTGGACGTCTGTGAGCTGTATGGCTGCACGTTCTACGACGCCGTCGCACCTGCGGTTGCACAGCTGGCAGGTGCAACGTTGTGGTCAGGAGACCGACGGGCACATGGCAGGATTCCGGGAGTGGTACTGGTCGGGTGA
- a CDS encoding ribbon-helix-helix domain-containing protein → MGVAKVTVSLPEELVAQIDGLADERGESRSAIVREAALDYVTAQKLDAQDKRREAGARRAIEALEALRALPGRTGRTGSEILRQMRDSDDGGWDARAQ, encoded by the coding sequence ATGGGCGTGGCCAAGGTCACCGTGTCGCTGCCGGAGGAACTCGTGGCCCAGATCGATGGGCTTGCTGACGAGCGCGGGGAGAGCCGCAGCGCCATCGTGCGGGAGGCCGCGCTCGACTACGTGACGGCCCAGAAGCTCGACGCGCAGGACAAACGGCGCGAGGCGGGCGCTCGCAGAGCGATCGAGGCGCTGGAGGCCTTGCGCGCACTGCCGGGTAGGACGGGGAGGACCGGATCGGAGATCCTTCGGCAGATGCGTGACTCAGATGACGGCGGGTGGGACGCCCGTGCACAGTGA
- a CDS encoding M28 family peptidase, translating into MSASARRRMRHACAVMAALVVLLAASGCTRTPVTYEPRLAASPPSKLGGTVPSQDSSRQAAALMRLAPRAEDPAGYGFDPIAALRHATAIAAFGPRPGGSPAERQAAEYIAARLRELGYEPRLQEFALPSGLTSVNVIAVALGRDESRRFLIGGHIDTKPPSPGANDNASGCGVVLETARILAKNPPPVSVEMVFWGTEEFIPEGTDSHHLGSRHHLKTLTGQQRDQLVGAVSVDMVGVGSSFHVRTMERGPQSLRDMMLRDARARGTNLTFLKDLGRTGWSDHEPYELHGVPAVWLQWQKDPNYHTVRDAAGMLRAAPVRTTGEFLVGFIYRLDEERIARLDADR; encoded by the coding sequence ATGAGCGCCTCGGCCCGGCGGCGGATGCGCCACGCCTGCGCGGTGATGGCGGCGCTCGTTGTGCTGCTCGCCGCATCGGGCTGCACACGCACTCCCGTCACCTACGAGCCCCGTTTGGCCGCGTCGCCGCCGTCGAAGCTCGGCGGCACGGTGCCGTCACAGGACTCGTCGCGTCAGGCCGCGGCCCTTATGCGCCTGGCACCGCGCGCCGAAGACCCCGCCGGCTACGGGTTCGATCCGATCGCTGCACTGCGCCACGCCACAGCGATCGCCGCCTTTGGACCTCGGCCCGGCGGCAGCCCCGCCGAGAGGCAGGCCGCTGAGTACATCGCCGCCCGCCTACGTGAACTCGGCTACGAGCCGCGGTTGCAGGAGTTTGCCCTGCCCAGCGGCCTGACCAGTGTGAACGTGATCGCCGTGGCGTTGGGACGGGATGAGTCTCGCCGTTTCCTGATAGGGGGGCATATCGACACCAAGCCGCCCTCCCCGGGCGCCAACGACAACGCGTCGGGCTGCGGGGTCGTGCTCGAAACCGCGCGGATTCTGGCAAAGAACCCGCCCCCGGTGAGTGTGGAGATGGTGTTCTGGGGAACAGAGGAGTTCATCCCGGAGGGCACCGACAGCCACCACCTGGGCTCGCGCCACCATCTCAAGACCCTCACAGGCCAGCAACGCGATCAGCTCGTCGGTGCGGTGTCGGTCGACATGGTCGGCGTCGGGTCGAGCTTCCACGTTCGCACGATGGAGCGTGGACCGCAGTCGCTCAGGGACATGATGCTGCGTGACGCCCGGGCGAGGGGAACGAACCTGACGTTTCTCAAGGACCTCGGCCGAACAGGCTGGAGCGATCATGAGCCCTACGAGCTACACGGGGTTCCTGCGGTGTGGCTCCAATGGCAGAAGGATCCCAACTATCACACCGTGAGGGACGCCGCAGGGATGCTGCGTGCCGCGCCGGTGCGCACCACGGGCGAGTTCCTTGTGGGCTTCATCTATCGGTTGGACGAGGAGCGCATCGCGCGGCTGGACGCCGACCGGTAG
- the hisE gene encoding phosphoribosyl-ATP diphosphatase, translated as MTDYIPSGEDRPEDILEYGATPEIGPVLESLFATIRQRGIDLPDGSYTATLLSGHEDKLLKKIGEEATEVVMAAKSGDADQLRYESADLVYHLLVVMQRWGLTPHDLARELESRFT; from the coding sequence ATGACCGACTACATCCCGTCCGGCGAAGACCGTCCCGAGGACATCCTCGAGTACGGCGCGACTCCGGAGATCGGCCCGGTGCTGGAATCGCTGTTCGCCACGATCCGTCAGCGCGGAATCGACCTGCCTGATGGCAGCTACACCGCCACGCTTCTGTCGGGTCACGAGGACAAGTTGCTCAAGAAGATCGGCGAGGAGGCGACCGAGGTCGTCATGGCCGCGAAGTCGGGAGACGCCGACCAGCTGCGCTACGAGTCGGCCGATCTCGTCTATCACCTGCTGGTTGTGATGCAGCGCTGGGGCCTCACGCCGCACGACCTCGCACGCGAGCTCGAATCGCGCTTCACGTAG
- the hisI gene encoding phosphoribosyl-AMP cyclohydrolase, translating to MTDRERDTLTIPELTYTADGLIPAIVQDRASGEVMMLAWMNADSLAKTCETKRTWFWSRSRQKYWMKGEESGNVQIVHDVRYDCDADCLLVIVTQAGEGKACHTGERSCFYRSLCEGED from the coding sequence ATGACCGATCGTGAACGCGACACCCTGACCATCCCCGAGCTCACCTACACCGCCGACGGCCTCATTCCGGCCATCGTGCAGGATCGCGCATCAGGCGAGGTCATGATGCTCGCATGGATGAACGCTGACTCGCTCGCCAAGACCTGCGAGACCAAGCGCACGTGGTTTTGGAGCCGCAGCCGTCAGAAGTACTGGATGAAGGGCGAGGAGAGCGGCAACGTCCAGATCGTCCACGATGTACGCTACGACTGCGACGCTGATTGCCTGCTCGTCATCGTGACGCAGGCTGGCGAGGGCAAGGCATGCCACACCGGCGAGCGGTCGTGCTTCTACCGTTCGCTGTGCGAAGGAGAGGACTGA
- a CDS encoding PIN domain-containing protein — protein MILADTNVVVDFCGVTAARTRRAQSVKSAIPRGERLVITEAVLAECFWVLRQSYGWSDRDSADVLADIADSTEFAAENGYLRVSLTIKRSHPSLDIADCLLAARVLDGDDLITHDARLNRAIELEMRGPTQ, from the coding sequence GTGATTCTTGCCGACACAAACGTCGTGGTCGACTTCTGTGGGGTCACCGCCGCCCGAACCCGACGTGCCCAGTCCGTCAAGAGTGCAATCCCGCGCGGAGAGCGGCTGGTCATCACCGAAGCCGTCCTCGCCGAATGCTTCTGGGTACTGCGTCAGTCGTACGGCTGGAGCGACCGGGATTCGGCGGATGTTCTGGCCGACATCGCGGATTCGACGGAGTTCGCTGCAGAGAATGGATATCTGCGCGTCAGCCTCACGATCAAACGCTCACACCCTTCGCTTGACATCGCGGACTGCCTTCTAGCTGCTCGCGTGTTGGACGGAGACGATCTGATCACTCACGACGCGCGGCTCAATCGCGCCATCGAACTCGAAATGAGAGGGCCTACCCAATGA